Proteins from a single region of Chrysemys picta bellii isolate R12L10 chromosome 9, ASM1138683v2, whole genome shotgun sequence:
- the SERP1 gene encoding stress-associated endoplasmic reticulum protein 1 has protein sequence MVAKQRIRMANEKHSKNITQRGNVAKTSRNAPEEKASVGPWLLALFIFVVCGSAIFQIIQSIRMGM, from the exons ATGGTGGCGAAACAGCGGATCCGGATGGCGAACGAGAAGCACAGCAAGAACATCACCCAGCGGGGCAACGTCGCCAAGACCTCG aGAAACGCCCCCGAGGAGAAGGCATCCGTGGGGCCCTGGTTGTTGGCGCTGTTCATCTTTGTGGTTTGTGGCTCAG CTATCTTCCAAATTATTCAGAGTATCAGGATGGGAATGTGA